In Paraburkholderia aromaticivorans, a single window of DNA contains:
- a CDS encoding DUF4148 domain-containing protein, whose product MKSLIQAVVVAVALAAPLAAFAQSNQPLTRAQVRAELVQLEQTGWRPAAGADPHYPDDIRAALAKVAAQNGATGVGGVGSGSSDAGRPAVSKADSDAMYSHP is encoded by the coding sequence ATGAAGTCCCTAATTCAAGCTGTTGTCGTTGCAGTTGCCCTTGCTGCTCCGCTTGCCGCGTTCGCTCAATCGAACCAGCCTCTCACCCGTGCGCAGGTGCGTGCTGAACTCGTTCAGCTTGAGCAGACTGGCTGGCGTCCCGCTGCCGGTGCCGATCCGCATTATCCGGACGACATCCGGGCCGCCCTGGCCAAGGTCGCTGCACAGAACGGCGCAACAGGCGTCGGCGGCGTCGGGAGTGGCTCGTCCGACGCGGGACGCCCGGCCGTTTCGAAGGCCGACTCGGACGCGATGTACAGCCACCCATAA